From a single Carassius gibelio isolate Cgi1373 ecotype wild population from Czech Republic chromosome A18, carGib1.2-hapl.c, whole genome shotgun sequence genomic region:
- the LOC127934086 gene encoding normal mucosa of esophagus-specific gene 1 protein-like: protein MHGGFLQLLKKRKELIPLIGFVGCAAVGAATASIYFLLTKPDVILNKTRNPEPWETLDPSTPQKVRNTSSSESGSGLTGYGNVNQQSDMLEDGREDGSEIDRLDIVEEENVDE, encoded by the exons ATGCATGGAGGATTTCTACAGCTGCTCAAGAAGAGGAAGGAG TTGATTCCTCTGATTGGGTTTGTGGGATGTGCTGCAGTTGGAGCAGCAACAGCTTCGATTTACTTCTTACTGACCAAACCGGACGTCAT TTTAAACAAGACTAGGAATCCAGAGCCGTGGGAGACATTAGATCCATCGACCCCACAGAAGGTGAGGAACACTTCCTCCAGCGAGTCTGGATCAGGACTGACTGGTTATGGTAATGTTAACCAGCAGTCAG ATATGTTGGAAGATGGCAGAGAAGATGGGAGTGAAATTGATCGCTTGGATATTGTGGaagaagagaatgtagatgaatAA
- the LOC127934343 gene encoding ribosome biogenesis protein SPATA5L1-like isoform X2: MSLVEGLKVLPLDAVDSDTQRCRMGPALMSRLGLRLGAPVLIRVQRGVCLCTTWPRHDLAEGFLQISTQCATPDLTAQTLTGLRVKPAHISALSCPRLSSVSVKVFVQRAEHKRKVSERGVQQLLEGVYVHQGHLVDLSCVKSELVFVLVEKVNSGSQKAGLVTARTRVEVSELQTVKHLERRQEVSTPSLGGLEEVYASLKEIITLPLLYPGTLRQLGVSCPRGLLLIGPPGVGKTLLVRRVARDIGATLVTVNGPEVTGSRPGESEENLRRVFDQAREAAEDGPCVLLIDEIDSLCPRRTGSSGAPENRLVAQLLTLMDSIGSHEGFVIAGATNQPDALDPALRRPGRFDREVIVGVPSLLQRLSILKCVCGQMPLSSDVDLKAVAEMTCGYVGADLSALGREAALQAMRQTQTGASEPLSMQHFMQALRIVQPSCLRSSLGATDFKPIGWEQIGGLDDVKLRLRQSIEWPMRFPEALVRLGVSRPRGVLLYGPPGCAKTTLVKAAASSSHCSFLSLSGAELFSPYVGDSEKTLAQLFAQARACAPSIVFLDEIDSMVGSRADGSSHSVQSQVLAVLLTELDGVGLRSVERRSSGRKIALLEGEQEDTGLQQMELQEVCNKDVLIVAATNRPEVLDSALLRPGRLDQIIYVPPPDLQARLAVLRVCTESVPLHQDVCLQDLAAQTELFSGADLENLCREAALLALREDGLQVSSVRHKCFLKALQSLRPSLSPQQLQRHVQLFQSSSSSL, from the exons ATGTCTCTGGTGGAGGGTCTGAAGGTTCTCCCGCTGGACGCCGTGGACTCGGACACACAGCGCTGTCGCATGGGTCCGGCTCTGATGTCCAGGTTAGGTCTGAGGCTGGGCGCTCCGGTTCTGATCCGGGTTCAGCGGGGGGTCTGTTTGTGCACCACATGGCCTCGGCACGACCTCGCCGAGGGCTTCCTGCAGATCAGCACCCAGTGTGCCACACCGGACCTCACCGCACAAACACTCACCGGACTCAGGGTGAAGCCGGCGCACATCTCAGCGCTGTCCTGCCCCAGGCTCTCCAGCGTCAGCGTGAAGGTGTTTGTGCAGAGAGCGGAGCACAAGCGGAAGGTGTCCGAGCGCGGCGTCCAGCAGCTGCTGGAGGGTGTGTACGTGCACCAGGGTCATCTGGTGGACCTGTCCTGTGTGAAGAGCGAGCTGGTGTTTGTGCTGGTTGAGAAGGTGAACTCGGGCTCACAGAAAGCTGGTCTGGTGACAGCGAGAACCCGTGTGGAGGTCAGCGAGCTGCAGACCGTTAAACACCTGGAGAGGCGTCAGGAGGTCTCGACCCCGTCTCTGGGCGGCCTGGAGGAGGTGTACGCCTCGCTGAAGGAAATAATCACGTTACCTCTGCTTTACCCGGGGACTCTGCGGCAGCTGGGAGTGTCGTGCCCAAGAGGCCTGCTTCTGATCGGGCCGCCCGGCGTCGGGAAGACCCTGCTGGTGCGCCGCGTGGCCAGGGACATCGGGGCCACGTTAGTGACTGTCAACGGGCCGGAGGTCACGGGGTCTCGACCCGGAGAGAGCGAGGAGAACCTGCGGCGGGTGTTTGATCAGGCGCGGGAGGCGGCCGAGGACGGTCCGTGTGTCCTGCTCATCGATGAGATCGACTCTCTGTGTCCGAGGCGGACGGGATCCAGCGGCGCACCGGAGAACCGTCTGGTCGCTCAGCTGCTGACGCTCATGGACTCCATCGGCAGTCACGAGGGCTTCGTCATCGCCGGAGCCACCAACCAACCAGACGCTCTGGACCCGGCGCTCCGGAGACCGGGCCGGTTCGACAGAGAG GTGATCGTCGGCGTTCCCTCGCTGCTGCAGAGGCTCAGTATCCTGAAGTGTGTGTGCGGTCAGATGCCGCTGTCCTCTGATGTGGACCTGAAGGCTGTTGCTGAAATGACCTGTGGGTATGTGGGGGCGGATCTGAGCGCGCTCGGTCGAGAAGCAGCGCTGCAGGCCATGCGACAGACGCAG ACAGGAGCGAGCGAGCCGCTGTCGATGCAGCACTTCATGCAGGCGCTGCGGATCGTGCAGCCGTCGTGCCTCAGGAGCAGTTTAGGAGCCACAGACTTCAAACCCATCGGCTGGGAGCAGATCGGAGGACTGGACGACGTCAAACTCAGACTCAGACAG AGTATCGAGTGGCCCATGAGGTTTCCCGAGGCGTTGGTGCGGTTGGGTGTCTCTCGGCCCAGGGGTGTGCTTCTGTACGGGCCGCCCGGCTGCGCTAAGACCACGCTGGTGAAAGCAGCCGCCTCTTCATCACACTGCAGCTTCCTCTCCCTCAGCGGAGCCGAGCTCTTCTCTCCGTATGTGGGAGACTCGGAGAAAACACTGGCACAG TTGTTCGCTCAGGCGCGTGCGTGCGCTCCCTCCATCGTGTTCCTGGATGAGATCGACAGTATGGTGGGTTCTCGAGCGGACGGTTCCTCTCACAGCGTGCAGTCGCAGGTTCTGGCCGTTCTGCTGACCGAGCTGGACGGAGTGGGACTACGATCTGTGGAGAGACGCAGCAGCGGGAGAAAGATCGCTCTGTTAGAAGGAGAGCAGGAGGACACCGGACTACAGCAG ATGGAGCTGCAGGAAGTGTGTAACAAGGACGTTTTGATCGTGGCTGCCACTAATAGACCAGAGGTTCTGGACAGCGCTCTTCTCAGACCCGGACGCCTCGACCAGATCATATACGTCCCTCCTCCAGACCTCCAG GCTCGTCTGGCCGTGCTGCGCGTCTGCACTGAAAGCGTCCCGCTGCATCAGGACGTGTGTCTGCAGGATCTGGCTGCGCAGACCGAACTCTTCTCTGGAGCCGATCTAGAAAACCTGTGCAGAGAG GCGGCTCTCCTGGCGCTGCGTGAGGACGGACTCCAGGTCTCCAGCGTGAGACACAAGTGTTTTCTGAAGGCGCTTCAGAGTCTACGTCCATCACTGAGTCCACAACAGCTTCAGCGACACGTTCAACTGTTTCAGAGTTCTAGTAGTTCACTCTAG
- the LOC127934343 gene encoding ribosome biogenesis protein SPATA5L1-like isoform X1: protein MRIVSEMSLVEGLKVLPLDAVDSDTQRCRMGPALMSRLGLRLGAPVLIRVQRGVCLCTTWPRHDLAEGFLQISTQCATPDLTAQTLTGLRVKPAHISALSCPRLSSVSVKVFVQRAEHKRKVSERGVQQLLEGVYVHQGHLVDLSCVKSELVFVLVEKVNSGSQKAGLVTARTRVEVSELQTVKHLERRQEVSTPSLGGLEEVYASLKEIITLPLLYPGTLRQLGVSCPRGLLLIGPPGVGKTLLVRRVARDIGATLVTVNGPEVTGSRPGESEENLRRVFDQAREAAEDGPCVLLIDEIDSLCPRRTGSSGAPENRLVAQLLTLMDSIGSHEGFVIAGATNQPDALDPALRRPGRFDREVIVGVPSLLQRLSILKCVCGQMPLSSDVDLKAVAEMTCGYVGADLSALGREAALQAMRQTQTGASEPLSMQHFMQALRIVQPSCLRSSLGATDFKPIGWEQIGGLDDVKLRLRQSIEWPMRFPEALVRLGVSRPRGVLLYGPPGCAKTTLVKAAASSSHCSFLSLSGAELFSPYVGDSEKTLAQLFAQARACAPSIVFLDEIDSMVGSRADGSSHSVQSQVLAVLLTELDGVGLRSVERRSSGRKIALLEGEQEDTGLQQMELQEVCNKDVLIVAATNRPEVLDSALLRPGRLDQIIYVPPPDLQARLAVLRVCTESVPLHQDVCLQDLAAQTELFSGADLENLCREAALLALREDGLQVSSVRHKCFLKALQSLRPSLSPQQLQRHVQLFQSSSSSL from the exons ATGAGGATA GTGTCAGAGATGTCTCTGGTGGAGGGTCTGAAGGTTCTCCCGCTGGACGCCGTGGACTCGGACACACAGCGCTGTCGCATGGGTCCGGCTCTGATGTCCAGGTTAGGTCTGAGGCTGGGCGCTCCGGTTCTGATCCGGGTTCAGCGGGGGGTCTGTTTGTGCACCACATGGCCTCGGCACGACCTCGCCGAGGGCTTCCTGCAGATCAGCACCCAGTGTGCCACACCGGACCTCACCGCACAAACACTCACCGGACTCAGGGTGAAGCCGGCGCACATCTCAGCGCTGTCCTGCCCCAGGCTCTCCAGCGTCAGCGTGAAGGTGTTTGTGCAGAGAGCGGAGCACAAGCGGAAGGTGTCCGAGCGCGGCGTCCAGCAGCTGCTGGAGGGTGTGTACGTGCACCAGGGTCATCTGGTGGACCTGTCCTGTGTGAAGAGCGAGCTGGTGTTTGTGCTGGTTGAGAAGGTGAACTCGGGCTCACAGAAAGCTGGTCTGGTGACAGCGAGAACCCGTGTGGAGGTCAGCGAGCTGCAGACCGTTAAACACCTGGAGAGGCGTCAGGAGGTCTCGACCCCGTCTCTGGGCGGCCTGGAGGAGGTGTACGCCTCGCTGAAGGAAATAATCACGTTACCTCTGCTTTACCCGGGGACTCTGCGGCAGCTGGGAGTGTCGTGCCCAAGAGGCCTGCTTCTGATCGGGCCGCCCGGCGTCGGGAAGACCCTGCTGGTGCGCCGCGTGGCCAGGGACATCGGGGCCACGTTAGTGACTGTCAACGGGCCGGAGGTCACGGGGTCTCGACCCGGAGAGAGCGAGGAGAACCTGCGGCGGGTGTTTGATCAGGCGCGGGAGGCGGCCGAGGACGGTCCGTGTGTCCTGCTCATCGATGAGATCGACTCTCTGTGTCCGAGGCGGACGGGATCCAGCGGCGCACCGGAGAACCGTCTGGTCGCTCAGCTGCTGACGCTCATGGACTCCATCGGCAGTCACGAGGGCTTCGTCATCGCCGGAGCCACCAACCAACCAGACGCTCTGGACCCGGCGCTCCGGAGACCGGGCCGGTTCGACAGAGAG GTGATCGTCGGCGTTCCCTCGCTGCTGCAGAGGCTCAGTATCCTGAAGTGTGTGTGCGGTCAGATGCCGCTGTCCTCTGATGTGGACCTGAAGGCTGTTGCTGAAATGACCTGTGGGTATGTGGGGGCGGATCTGAGCGCGCTCGGTCGAGAAGCAGCGCTGCAGGCCATGCGACAGACGCAG ACAGGAGCGAGCGAGCCGCTGTCGATGCAGCACTTCATGCAGGCGCTGCGGATCGTGCAGCCGTCGTGCCTCAGGAGCAGTTTAGGAGCCACAGACTTCAAACCCATCGGCTGGGAGCAGATCGGAGGACTGGACGACGTCAAACTCAGACTCAGACAG AGTATCGAGTGGCCCATGAGGTTTCCCGAGGCGTTGGTGCGGTTGGGTGTCTCTCGGCCCAGGGGTGTGCTTCTGTACGGGCCGCCCGGCTGCGCTAAGACCACGCTGGTGAAAGCAGCCGCCTCTTCATCACACTGCAGCTTCCTCTCCCTCAGCGGAGCCGAGCTCTTCTCTCCGTATGTGGGAGACTCGGAGAAAACACTGGCACAG TTGTTCGCTCAGGCGCGTGCGTGCGCTCCCTCCATCGTGTTCCTGGATGAGATCGACAGTATGGTGGGTTCTCGAGCGGACGGTTCCTCTCACAGCGTGCAGTCGCAGGTTCTGGCCGTTCTGCTGACCGAGCTGGACGGAGTGGGACTACGATCTGTGGAGAGACGCAGCAGCGGGAGAAAGATCGCTCTGTTAGAAGGAGAGCAGGAGGACACCGGACTACAGCAG ATGGAGCTGCAGGAAGTGTGTAACAAGGACGTTTTGATCGTGGCTGCCACTAATAGACCAGAGGTTCTGGACAGCGCTCTTCTCAGACCCGGACGCCTCGACCAGATCATATACGTCCCTCCTCCAGACCTCCAG GCTCGTCTGGCCGTGCTGCGCGTCTGCACTGAAAGCGTCCCGCTGCATCAGGACGTGTGTCTGCAGGATCTGGCTGCGCAGACCGAACTCTTCTCTGGAGCCGATCTAGAAAACCTGTGCAGAGAG GCGGCTCTCCTGGCGCTGCGTGAGGACGGACTCCAGGTCTCCAGCGTGAGACACAAGTGTTTTCTGAAGGCGCTTCAGAGTCTACGTCCATCACTGAGTCCACAACAGCTTCAGCGACACGTTCAACTGTTTCAGAGTTCTAGTAGTTCACTCTAG